From a single Nicotiana tomentosiformis chromosome 2, ASM39032v3, whole genome shotgun sequence genomic region:
- the LOC104119581 gene encoding acyl carrier protein 1, chloroplastic-like yields MASLVSTSAGPSATLLYSSTKTQCHVRQFNLGKNFGSKVSGLRLVPSIQISGAATKSPKFSHGFKNQISCSIAQPETLDIVQSTIAKQLSIDESTVTPQTKFADLGADSLDTVEIMMALEEKFEVSIGEEGAQNIATVQDAADLIEKVKAAQN; encoded by the exons ATGGCTTCCCTTGTTTCTACATCAGCAGGTCCTTCTGCCACCCTTCTTTACAGTTCTACTAAAACACAATGCCACGTTAGGCAATTCAACCTTGGCAAAAAT TTTGGTTCAAAAGTAAGTGGGCTTAGACTTGTGCCAAGCATTCAAATCTCCGGAGCAgcaacaaaatcacccaaattcTCCCATGGTTTCAAGAATCAAATTTCATGCTCAATT GCTCAACCTGAAACTTTGGATATTGTCCAAAGCACAATTGCCAAGCAGCTTTCCATTGATGAGAGCACAGTGACTCCTCAAACTAAGTTTGCTGATTTGGGTGCTGATTCCCTTGACACT GTCGAAATAATGATGGCTTTAGAAGAGAAATTTGAAGTGTCAATTGGAGAAGAGGGAGCTCAGAACATTGCCACTGTCCAAGATGCTGCTGATTTGATCGAGAAAGTGAAGGCAGCTCAAAATTGA